Proteins from a single region of Aureibacter tunicatorum:
- a CDS encoding DEAD/DEAH box helicase produces MSFNPEDFYSYFKECYKLDYKEYSVNNIFLPKYQFKWFVSRYEELLTHSLPYIPYAHKKIEDLEKEIELYRLEKKLFYACFFILGKSSSLLSKDKRICAPLLLFPANIVTVDDEKYLEIEKDEVLVNQSILSKLELKDQSLTKDLFIKDISELIKNLHENCTELVKLLDKYFINLDTEELLLHPKVWPASKIRKHLSNADFEEGEYTIVPAAGTALLDKSKSTLKVVNDLNEIINKGTFNTSLNNLLQGNANENEFQESLYKSRLNTEQAKALENAYRFDNSVIVGPPGTGKSYTITSIISDLVANNQSVLVVSKTKQAVEVLRSMLIDDFKLKDYLIHTTGTQYKASLKAKIRKYLSGILSKTRHNLDEKKIKNQYLKLQKLENSFEELVDNELLKSDLEFSSDLSFLDKLKKLYFNSRFSQNTDIWKVFDDIGHSLKKLDHEVSSFSKRKIQANIKENSNIYRRDISLFHDALDSHSFTEYKERLEDVYHSNILKVFPIWLVNLADLNTVLPLQKELFDVVIIDEATQCDVSIALPAIYRAKRTIIAGDPNQLRHYSFVAKSQQLELQEKFNLPNDKLFDFRNRSILDFYISKVAQQDQITFLREHFRSTPSLIEFSNQTFYDGQLEVIKSTPKHTTYKQIELIRLDGKRDQKGVNKEEALAIIKKLRLIMKEHLNSSSLPTVGIISPFSQQVNYINKLLRENFGLDELKKFDIFCGTPYSFQGSEREIILLSFCLCDQSHHSAFVHANKPEVLNVAITRAKSYQYVFTSIAEHSNRKTSLLLDYFNFIKSFSHTIASEQEQDEFQKDVLLELGKAFDEIKCGYPVAGSLLDILITHNGSNYFIDLIGYPGIFREALSLERYKTLSRTGIKCLPLPYSYWKNNKKESVERITKLIKM; encoded by the coding sequence ATGAGTTTTAACCCCGAAGATTTTTATTCCTATTTTAAAGAATGCTACAAGCTCGATTATAAAGAGTATTCTGTAAACAACATTTTTTTACCCAAATATCAATTCAAGTGGTTTGTATCAAGATATGAAGAGTTGCTGACGCATTCTTTGCCATACATACCCTATGCGCATAAGAAAATCGAAGATCTTGAAAAAGAGATCGAATTATATCGATTAGAAAAGAAGCTCTTTTATGCTTGCTTCTTTATATTGGGAAAAAGCTCGAGCCTATTAAGCAAAGATAAACGAATATGCGCTCCATTGCTGTTGTTTCCAGCCAATATCGTGACAGTCGATGATGAAAAATATTTGGAAATCGAAAAAGACGAAGTTCTGGTAAATCAATCCATTTTATCAAAACTTGAACTCAAAGATCAAAGCTTAACAAAGGACTTGTTCATAAAAGACATATCCGAATTAATAAAAAATCTGCATGAGAACTGCACTGAACTCGTAAAGCTTCTTGATAAATACTTCATAAACCTTGACACCGAAGAGCTTCTATTGCACCCCAAAGTATGGCCTGCCTCCAAAATAAGAAAGCATCTATCCAATGCCGATTTTGAGGAAGGCGAATACACCATCGTGCCGGCTGCGGGCACAGCGCTTTTAGACAAATCGAAATCTACTCTCAAAGTAGTCAACGATCTCAATGAAATCATAAATAAAGGTACATTCAATACTAGTCTTAATAACTTATTGCAGGGAAACGCCAATGAAAATGAGTTTCAGGAAAGCCTCTACAAGTCAAGGCTCAATACTGAACAAGCTAAAGCTCTTGAAAATGCATATAGATTTGACAATTCTGTCATCGTCGGGCCTCCGGGAACTGGAAAGTCGTATACCATCACATCAATTATTTCCGATCTGGTAGCCAACAACCAATCCGTATTGGTCGTCTCTAAGACAAAACAAGCGGTCGAGGTGCTTAGATCAATGCTCATAGATGACTTTAAGCTCAAAGATTACTTAATACACACTACAGGCACACAGTACAAAGCAAGTTTAAAAGCCAAGATAAGAAAATACCTAAGCGGAATCTTGTCAAAAACGAGGCATAATCTTGATGAAAAAAAGATAAAAAATCAATATCTCAAACTGCAAAAACTTGAAAACAGCTTTGAAGAATTGGTAGACAATGAGCTGTTAAAATCCGATCTAGAATTTAGCTCGGACTTGTCGTTTTTAGATAAATTGAAAAAACTGTATTTCAACAGCAGGTTTTCTCAAAATACCGACATATGGAAAGTCTTTGATGATATAGGCCATAGCCTAAAAAAGCTTGACCACGAAGTCAGCTCTTTTTCCAAGCGCAAGATTCAAGCAAATATCAAGGAGAATTCAAACATCTACAGACGCGATATTTCATTGTTTCATGATGCTTTGGATTCACATAGTTTTACAGAATACAAAGAGAGATTAGAAGATGTTTATCATTCCAATATTCTAAAAGTTTTTCCAATTTGGTTAGTCAATTTAGCGGATTTAAACACGGTTTTGCCATTGCAAAAAGAGCTTTTTGACGTAGTGATCATAGATGAAGCGACCCAATGCGATGTATCGATAGCTTTGCCTGCGATTTACAGAGCTAAGCGAACCATCATTGCCGGAGATCCAAACCAGCTGCGACATTACTCGTTTGTTGCGAAATCTCAACAACTTGAGTTGCAGGAAAAATTCAACTTGCCCAATGACAAACTCTTTGATTTTAGAAACAGAAGCATTCTGGATTTTTATATATCAAAAGTTGCCCAGCAGGATCAGATCACTTTTTTAAGAGAGCACTTTAGGTCCACGCCTTCTTTGATCGAATTCAGCAATCAGACTTTTTACGACGGCCAATTGGAAGTTATCAAATCCACTCCAAAACATACTACTTACAAGCAAATTGAGCTCATTCGATTGGATGGAAAAAGAGATCAAAAGGGAGTGAATAAAGAAGAAGCATTGGCTATTATTAAAAAGCTTAGGTTAATTATGAAAGAGCATCTCAATAGCAGTTCTCTTCCTACTGTAGGAATCATTTCCCCCTTCAGCCAGCAAGTAAATTATATAAACAAACTGTTGAGGGAAAATTTCGGACTTGATGAATTGAAAAAATTTGATATATTTTGCGGAACGCCATACTCTTTTCAAGGTTCGGAGCGTGAAATTATTTTATTGTCTTTTTGTCTTTGCGATCAATCCCATCATTCGGCATTCGTACATGCCAATAAACCTGAAGTCTTAAATGTGGCCATTACAAGAGCGAAGTCTTATCAGTATGTTTTCACTTCAATAGCTGAGCATTCAAATCGAAAGACATCTTTGCTGCTTGACTATTTCAACTTTATAAAATCTTTTTCGCATACAATAGCGAGCGAACAAGAGCAAGACGAGTTTCAGAAAGATGTATTGCTTGAATTGGGCAAGGCATTTGACGAAATAAAATGCGGTTACCCTGTCGCTGGAAGTTTGTTGGATATTTTAATCACTCATAATGGTTCTAATTATTTTATTGACTTGATTGGCTATCCCGGGATATTTCGAGAAGCTCTTTCATTGGAACGCTATAAAACTTTGAGCAGAACAGGGATCAAATGCTTGCCCCTGCCTTATAGTTATTGGAAAAATAACAAAAAAGAATCAGTGGAGAGGATTACCAAGTTAATAAAAATGTAA
- a CDS encoding phage tail protein, producing the protein MFDKLFNSSKEKTNDKPITRDQNATVIRMPQLSETMEYGTIAKWNFNEGDYINSGDTLADIDTEKATIELESYEDGIILYQTEKIGKIAVNEIIAIIGNEGENIEHLLEENDSTINETPSQDSVDELDSIIGEIKMFAGEKIPKNWIKCDGSTFRKEDKKELFSVIGYKFGGYRDQFQVPHLESQNGIEHIIREK; encoded by the coding sequence ATGTTCGACAAATTATTTAATAGCTCTAAAGAAAAAACAAACGACAAACCTATCACTAGAGATCAAAACGCAACAGTGATTAGAATGCCTCAATTGTCAGAGACAATGGAATACGGAACCATAGCAAAATGGAATTTCAATGAGGGGGACTATATCAATTCAGGAGATACCTTAGCGGATATTGATACGGAAAAAGCCACAATCGAATTGGAATCGTATGAAGATGGAATCATACTGTATCAAACAGAAAAGATTGGCAAAATTGCCGTTAATGAAATTATAGCTATCATTGGAAATGAAGGTGAAAACATCGAACATCTTTTGGAAGAAAATGACTCTACTATAAATGAAACTCCATCGCAAGATTCTGTTGATGAGCTAGATAGCATCATTGGGGAAATAAAAATGTTTGCAGGCGAAAAAATCCCAAAAAATTGGATAAAATGCGATGGCTCCACTTTTCGCAAAGAAGACAAGAAAGAGCTATTCTCAGTTATTGGCTACAAATTTGGCGGTTACAGAGATCAATTTCAGGTTCCCCATCTTGAATCCCAAAACGGCATTGAGCACATAATTCGTGAAAAATGA